One genomic window of Microcoleus sp. FACHB-831 includes the following:
- a CDS encoding Mo-dependent nitrogenase C-terminal domain-containing protein yields the protein MTKAIQSNYTSEQVAAWLRGLLAIAWADGDFDAEEQNLIAALTTDELAPAINFCSIEPITPKELADALGNDANITENFLRTAVMVAVADGIYSFSEDKLLRQFFQALGHKPKALEALRHTMHHPPESEGGGEKTAQLNREQSSALPHPDVLRPVRVWLDDLNVDDPQVARFLCKMIPAQCPFERDIKLFGHKVVHIPPLCKLNPLYDQLVGLRFRALSYLADDCKEDVSNYY from the coding sequence ATGACGAAAGCTATTCAATCAAACTACACCAGCGAGCAAGTTGCGGCTTGGCTGCGTGGCTTACTTGCAATTGCGTGGGCAGATGGCGACTTTGATGCCGAAGAACAGAATTTAATTGCTGCGCTGACGACTGATGAACTGGCTCCTGCCATCAATTTTTGTTCCATAGAACCAATTACCCCCAAGGAATTGGCAGATGCTTTGGGTAATGACGCTAATATCACAGAAAATTTCTTGCGTACCGCGGTAATGGTAGCTGTTGCAGATGGCATATATTCCTTTAGTGAAGATAAATTGTTGCGGCAGTTTTTTCAGGCTCTGGGACACAAACCGAAGGCGTTAGAGGCGCTGCGGCATACTATGCACCATCCTCCGGAAAGTGAGGGTGGAGGCGAAAAAACAGCCCAGTTGAATCGTGAGCAATCATCTGCTTTACCACACCCAGATGTGCTGCGACCAGTGCGGGTATGGCTAGACGATCTAAATGTTGACGACCCCCAGGTGGCGCGATTTTTGTGCAAAATGATTCCCGCGCAGTGCCCGTTTGAGCGAGATATTAAGTTATTCGGCCACAAGGTTGTACACATTCCACCCCTGTGCAAGCTCAATCCCCTCTACGATCAGTTAGTAGGTCTACGCTTCCGTGCTTTGTCTTATCTGGCAGATGATTGCAAGGAAGATGTATCGAACTATTACTAA
- a CDS encoding RNA methyltransferase translates to MGEQRLAAVRIVLVEPAGARNVGAIARVMKNMGIEQLVLVNPQCDRLSKEARDMAVHAADILESALEVPTLPQALQGCKRAIATTARPRTIPTELESPRSTLPWLLEEPEPSALIFGPEYRGLSNVELNYAQRFVFIQANPEYPSLNLATAVAICCYELYQYAHQLRFQSPSETSPAPPMSPEAPLEVLEEYYQQLEAVLLKIGYLYPHTAASRMEKFRRLFHRASLTETEVGMLRGILSQMEWALKSLPHQEKQ, encoded by the coding sequence ATGGGGGAGCAAAGATTAGCGGCGGTGAGGATAGTGTTAGTAGAACCAGCGGGAGCGCGAAACGTCGGCGCGATCGCCAGGGTGATGAAAAATATGGGTATCGAGCAGTTGGTGCTGGTGAATCCCCAGTGCGATCGCCTATCAAAAGAAGCCCGAGACATGGCGGTTCATGCTGCCGATATTTTGGAATCTGCCCTAGAGGTGCCGACCTTGCCCCAAGCTTTGCAAGGATGCAAAAGAGCGATCGCCACTACTGCACGTCCTCGAACGATCCCCACCGAGCTAGAAAGCCCTAGAAGCACATTGCCCTGGTTATTGGAAGAACCAGAGCCATCAGCCTTAATTTTTGGCCCAGAATACCGGGGACTGAGCAATGTTGAACTTAATTATGCCCAGCGATTTGTATTCATTCAGGCAAATCCGGAGTATCCTTCTTTAAATCTGGCCACTGCTGTGGCTATTTGCTGTTACGAGCTATATCAGTATGCCCATCAGTTAAGATTCCAGAGTCCATCGGAAACTTCTCCCGCTCCCCCAATGTCTCCTGAAGCTCCTTTAGAAGTTTTGGAGGAGTATTATCAGCAGCTAGAAGCTGTGTTATTAAAGATTGGATACCTTTATCCCCACACAGCTGCCAGCCGCATGGAAAAATTTCGACGCTTGTTTCATAGAGCAAGCCTAACAGAGACAGAAGTGGGTATGCTGCGAGGGATTCTCAGCCAGATGGAGTGGGCACTAAAATCTTTACCCCACCAGGAAAAGCAATAG
- a CDS encoding serine/threonine-protein kinase — MTTDPNNGRLLANRYQLVELVGKGAMGRVYQARDMLLGGVTVAVKFLSQTLLNNKMRERFEREATICAILGEKSIHIVRVRDYGVDENEVPFYVMEFLKGESLSDVIKPRSLSISRFLSIVRQICLGLECAHQGILIEGVLCPIIHRDIKPSNILVLQDHSFGELVKILDFGIAKLLQSDSSGTNSFMGTLAYCSPEQMEGRELDNRSDLYSLGVMMFEMLTGEMPILAETHSFGAWYKAHHFTPPKTFESVNPNLKLPHVLENLVMRCLAKAASDRPQSASEVLQALAPLEQRFGHARQLGQRIEERLSKLPAIAIAQPQAAPSADQVCRLTSWPKDKPHAEIVFPHLIRTSREVLATLWVMLHKHEIENRSITTRYNQFLFLMSPHPMVLWITALHNREIGPRWLPCYLDLKTPLGQEMARLMGESGCYRLLFFALEEPHYCANVMTSTIAPAQRKMLQDWANTSQTLVSAAQPQMSKTLLKQEFDKLKPKILMKLEAIHTDSTSDISG; from the coding sequence ATGACGACAGACCCCAACAATGGTCGCTTACTTGCCAATCGCTATCAACTCGTGGAGTTGGTAGGCAAAGGTGCAATGGGTCGGGTTTATCAAGCTAGGGATATGTTACTGGGAGGCGTTACCGTAGCAGTCAAGTTTCTCTCCCAGACACTTTTGAATAACAAAATGCGCGAGCGTTTTGAGCGAGAAGCTACCATCTGCGCCATACTCGGTGAAAAAAGCATTCACATCGTCCGAGTCAGGGACTATGGCGTGGACGAAAACGAAGTCCCCTTCTACGTCATGGAATTCCTCAAAGGGGAAAGTCTCAGCGATGTCATCAAGCCGCGCTCCCTGTCCATATCGCGATTTTTGAGTATCGTTCGCCAAATTTGTTTGGGGCTGGAGTGCGCTCACCAAGGGATTCTTATTGAGGGCGTACTTTGCCCAATTATTCATAGGGATATTAAGCCGAGCAATATTCTGGTTCTGCAAGACCACTCGTTCGGCGAGTTGGTCAAAATTCTCGACTTTGGAATTGCCAAACTTCTACAGTCCGACAGTTCTGGAACCAATTCGTTTATGGGCACTCTCGCCTATTGTTCGCCCGAACAAATGGAGGGGAGGGAACTAGACAACCGTTCTGACTTATACAGTCTGGGCGTGATGATGTTTGAAATGCTGACTGGTGAGATGCCTATCCTGGCAGAAACTCACTCGTTCGGTGCGTGGTACAAAGCCCATCACTTTACACCCCCTAAAACCTTTGAGTCGGTTAACCCGAACCTGAAATTGCCGCATGTGTTAGAAAATTTGGTGATGCGCTGTCTGGCAAAAGCAGCAAGCGATCGCCCCCAAAGCGCTAGTGAGGTACTGCAAGCCTTAGCGCCCTTAGAGCAGCGCTTTGGTCACGCCCGACAACTTGGTCAACGCATAGAGGAAAGGCTCTCCAAGCTGCCTGCGATCGCGATCGCGCAACCACAAGCTGCCCCCTCTGCCGATCAAGTGTGTCGGCTTACTTCCTGGCCGAAAGACAAACCCCACGCCGAAATCGTATTTCCCCATCTAATTCGTACCAGCAGGGAAGTTTTAGCAACCTTGTGGGTTATGCTGCACAAGCACGAGATTGAGAATCGCTCAATTACTACCCGCTACAACCAGTTTCTGTTTTTGATGTCTCCTCATCCAATGGTGCTGTGGATTACCGCGCTGCACAATCGTGAAATAGGCCCTCGCTGGCTGCCTTGCTACCTAGACCTCAAGACGCCTCTGGGTCAGGAAATGGCTCGACTGATGGGAGAATCTGGATGCTATCGTCTGTTGTTCTTTGCATTGGAAGAACCCCATTACTGTGCCAACGTGATGACTTCAACCATTGCACCTGCCCAACGTAAAATGCTGCAAGATTGGGCTAATACGAGCCAGACGCTGGTATCAGCTGCCCAACCGCAAATGAGTAAAACTCTGCTTAAGCAGGAGTTCGATAAACTCAAACCCAAGATTCTTATGAAGTTAGAAGCCATTCACACGGATTCTACCTCCGATATCTCAGGCTAG
- a CDS encoding DUF2256 domain-containing protein, whose amino-acid sequence MAKARSKSDLPTKICPVCQRPFTWRKKWADCWDDVKYCSERCRRRRSEAQK is encoded by the coding sequence ATGGCTAAGGCACGCTCTAAATCAGATTTGCCCACAAAAATTTGTCCGGTATGTCAACGTCCCTTCACTTGGCGCAAAAAATGGGCAGATTGCTGGGATGATGTGAAATACTGCTCGGAGCGTTGTCGCCGTCGTAGGTCTGAGGCTCAAAAATAA
- a CDS encoding YnfA family protein produces the protein MQIVKSLLYFLLAGLCEIGGGYLIWLWLREGKSIWFAVFGAIALIIYGIIPTLQPANFGRIYAAYGGFFIILAILWGWQVDKIRPDKFDILGSAIALLGVLVMMYAPRV, from the coding sequence ATGCAAATTGTCAAGTCTCTGCTCTATTTCTTACTAGCTGGGTTGTGCGAAATAGGCGGCGGCTACCTTATATGGCTTTGGTTGCGGGAAGGTAAAAGTATCTGGTTTGCTGTATTTGGGGCAATAGCGCTAATTATTTACGGCATAATACCAACCCTGCAACCAGCTAATTTTGGGCGAATTTATGCAGCATATGGAGGTTTCTTCATCATTCTGGCAATTCTTTGGGGATGGCAAGTTGATAAGATACGTCCAGACAAATTTGACATATTAGGAAGTGCGATCGCTCTGCTGGGCGTACTGGTGATGATGTATGCGCCAAGAGTTTAA
- the obgE gene encoding GTPase ObgE, with product MQFIDQAEIQVEAGNGGDGIVAFRREKYVPAGGPAGGNGGRGGSVILEAVENLQTLLDFRYNHRFKAEDGGRGGPSNRTGAAGSDRIIQVPCGTTVYDIETEEQIGDLVSPGQTIVIAQGGKGGLGNQHFLSNRNRAPEYALPGLPGEQRQLRLELKLLAEVGIIGLPNAGKSTLISAISAARPKVADYPFTTLVPNLGVVRKPSGDGTVFADIPGLIAGAASGAGLGHDFLRHIERTRVLLHLIDATQEDPIAAYQTIQQELQAYGRGLSSRPQIVALNKVDAVSPESYEAIATQLKRLSKSPVFTISAVARVGLEPLLQEIWQTLDMLVVTS from the coding sequence ATGCAATTTATCGATCAGGCAGAAATTCAGGTTGAGGCTGGCAACGGCGGCGATGGGATTGTGGCGTTCCGGCGGGAGAAGTACGTCCCGGCGGGAGGGCCTGCTGGTGGGAATGGCGGTCGTGGGGGATCGGTAATTTTAGAGGCGGTTGAAAATCTGCAAACCTTGCTGGACTTTAGATACAACCACCGATTCAAGGCTGAGGATGGAGGGCGCGGAGGGCCGAGTAATCGGACGGGTGCGGCGGGTAGCGATCGCATTATTCAAGTTCCCTGCGGCACAACTGTCTACGATATAGAAACCGAAGAACAGATCGGCGATTTAGTTTCGCCCGGACAGACTATAGTTATCGCCCAAGGTGGCAAGGGGGGACTGGGAAATCAGCACTTCCTAAGCAATCGCAATCGCGCACCCGAGTATGCTTTACCGGGTTTGCCCGGTGAACAACGGCAACTGCGTCTGGAATTAAAGCTGTTAGCTGAAGTGGGAATTATTGGTTTACCAAATGCTGGTAAGTCTACCCTGATTTCTGCCATTTCAGCTGCACGTCCCAAGGTAGCAGATTATCCATTTACAACCCTAGTGCCGAATTTAGGCGTGGTGCGTAAACCCAGCGGCGACGGTACTGTTTTTGCTGACATTCCAGGGCTAATTGCTGGAGCCGCCAGCGGAGCTGGTTTGGGTCACGATTTTCTGCGCCATATTGAGCGCACGAGGGTGTTGCTGCATTTGATTGATGCGACCCAAGAAGACCCGATTGCTGCTTATCAAACGATTCAGCAAGAGTTGCAAGCTTACGGACGCGGTTTATCGAGTCGTCCGCAAATTGTGGCGCTCAACAAAGTGGATGCTGTCTCGCCAGAAAGTTATGAAGCGATCGCTACCCAGCTCAAGAGGCTAAGTAAGTCGCCCGTCTTCACCATTTCAGCTGTAGCCCGCGTCGGGCTGGAGCCTCTGTTGCAAGAAATTTGGCAAACTCTAGATATGTTAGTTGTTACCAGTTAG
- a CDS encoding EamA family transporter, which produces MTPKELGLFLISLLASVAGQFFLKSGANKLGAVNASNAVSLVLNIVKTPELLAGLTCYGLGAVFYILVLTRVDLSVAGPAIALSYVFALLVGLFVFKEVIPITRYIGLGLIVAGVILVIFKKA; this is translated from the coding sequence GTGACTCCAAAAGAGTTGGGATTATTCCTCATTTCGCTCCTAGCTAGTGTTGCGGGGCAATTTTTTCTGAAGTCCGGGGCAAATAAGCTGGGAGCAGTCAATGCCAGCAATGCAGTCAGCCTTGTTTTGAATATCGTGAAGACACCAGAACTTTTGGCTGGGCTTACTTGCTATGGTTTGGGTGCAGTTTTTTACATATTGGTGCTTACGCGCGTGGATCTCAGCGTTGCTGGCCCCGCGATCGCCCTCTCCTACGTTTTTGCACTTTTAGTGGGCTTGTTCGTTTTTAAAGAAGTCATTCCTATTACTCGCTATATTGGTTTGGGCCTGATTGTCGCTGGCGTCATCTTGGTGATTTTTAAAAAGGCATAG
- the glmU gene encoding bifunctional UDP-N-acetylglucosamine diphosphorylase/glucosamine-1-phosphate N-acetyltransferase GlmU, whose translation MVAVAILAAGRGTRMKSELPKVLHSLGGRSLVERVLNSCLDLDPSRRLIIVGYQGEQVKGALGSFERVEFVEQNQQLGTGHAIQQLIPHLEGFTGDLLVLNGDVPLLRPQTLKHLLQTHKQHGNAATLLTAQMPNPKGYGRVFCNGENMVKQIVEDRDCSAAQKQNRRINAGVYCFSWPELATVLPQLRPNNDQQEYYLTDTVNYLNPVMAVDVEDYQEILGINDRKQLAAAYEILQTRVKDGWMAAGVTLINPETLTIDDTVQLEADVVIEPQTHLRGNTAIASGCRIGPGSLIENSKIGANVTVLYSVVTDSVVQNNSRIGPYAHLRGHVEVGESCRIGNFVELKNSKLGDRTNVAHLSYLGDTTTGNKVNIGAGTITANYDGVNKHPTKIGDRSKTGSNSVLVAPVTLGEDVTVAAGSVITEDVPDDSLAIARAHQVVKPGWRLKSKSDKAQ comes from the coding sequence ACGTGGGACGAGAATGAAATCGGAGCTTCCCAAAGTGTTACATTCTTTGGGCGGTCGCAGTCTCGTCGAACGAGTTCTTAATAGTTGTCTGGATCTCGATCCATCGCGGCGTCTCATCATCGTGGGATATCAAGGCGAACAAGTTAAAGGCGCCTTGGGGTCCTTCGAGCGCGTGGAATTTGTCGAGCAAAACCAGCAACTCGGAACAGGTCATGCCATTCAACAATTAATCCCCCACCTAGAGGGATTCACAGGCGATCTACTTGTTTTAAATGGGGATGTGCCCTTACTGCGACCCCAAACCCTCAAACATCTGCTGCAAACTCACAAGCAGCATGGCAACGCCGCCACCCTATTAACCGCCCAGATGCCTAATCCTAAAGGTTATGGGCGGGTTTTTTGTAATGGCGAAAATATGGTCAAACAAATTGTGGAAGACCGCGATTGTTCAGCGGCTCAGAAGCAAAATCGCCGCATTAATGCGGGTGTCTACTGCTTTAGCTGGCCAGAATTGGCGACTGTGCTACCCCAATTAAGGCCTAACAATGACCAGCAGGAATATTATCTGACGGACACGGTAAATTACCTGAATCCAGTAATGGCTGTAGATGTTGAGGATTACCAGGAAATTCTCGGCATTAATGACCGCAAGCAATTAGCGGCGGCTTATGAAATTTTGCAAACGCGGGTGAAGGATGGTTGGATGGCGGCTGGGGTGACGCTGATTAATCCAGAGACGCTTACGATTGATGACACGGTGCAATTAGAAGCGGATGTGGTTATTGAACCGCAAACGCATCTGCGCGGAAATACAGCGATCGCTTCTGGTTGTCGCATCGGGCCTGGTAGCCTTATTGAAAATAGCAAAATTGGTGCAAATGTCACCGTGCTTTATTCGGTAGTTACCGATAGCGTCGTGCAAAACAACTCCCGAATTGGCCCCTACGCCCATTTGCGCGGTCATGTGGAAGTAGGCGAATCTTGCCGCATTGGTAACTTTGTGGAATTGAAGAATAGCAAATTGGGCGATCGCACTAATGTCGCGCATTTGTCTTATCTGGGAGATACGACAACAGGCAATAAAGTTAACATCGGTGCTGGGACAATTACTGCCAACTACGACGGCGTTAACAAACATCCAACCAAGATAGGCGATCGCTCTAAAACTGGCTCCAACAGCGTCCTAGTCGCACCTGTAACATTGGGCGAAGATGTCACCGTAGCTGCTGGCTCTGTAATTACAGAAGATGTACCCGATGATAGTTTGGCGATCGCTCGCGCCCATCAAGTTGTTAAACCCGGTTGGCGTTTAAAATCCAAGTCAGATAAAGCGCAGTAA
- a CDS encoding isoaspartyl peptidase/L-asparaginase, whose translation MQPKLIIHGGAGSSLKGKGGVEVVRRSLYTVVEEVYALLLAGASATDAVVRGCQMLEDDPRFNAGTGSVLQSDGQIRMSASLMDGAYQRLSGVINVSRVQHPIELAQALQDSHDRVLSDIGSAELLRELQVPIYNPLTEIRLQEWIQERDENFVKEAAGVVAETELVSETTARVGTIGVVALDERGRLAAGTSTGGKGFERIGRVSDSAMPAGNYATADAAISCTGIGEDIIDECLAARIVVRVTDGVPLAQAFEKSMVEARKRQRDLGAIGLDATGAIAWGKTSEVLLAAYHDGKQIGDTLEWSDGKLTGSL comes from the coding sequence GTGCAACCTAAGCTGATTATCCACGGTGGTGCTGGTAGTTCTCTCAAGGGTAAGGGAGGAGTTGAAGTGGTCAGGCGATCGCTCTACACGGTAGTAGAAGAAGTTTATGCTCTCCTTCTAGCTGGTGCAAGTGCGACTGACGCTGTAGTGCGCGGTTGCCAGATGTTAGAGGACGATCCCCGTTTTAATGCGGGGACGGGTTCGGTTCTACAATCCGATGGTCAGATCCGCATGAGCGCTTCATTGATGGATGGTGCTTACCAGCGCTTGAGCGGGGTGATCAATGTTTCTCGCGTCCAACATCCGATTGAGTTGGCACAAGCTTTGCAAGACTCCCACGACCGAGTTTTATCTGATATTGGCTCAGCTGAACTGCTGCGAGAACTACAAGTTCCTATCTACAATCCCCTGACTGAAATCCGTTTGCAGGAGTGGATTCAAGAGCGCGACGAAAACTTTGTCAAAGAAGCTGCTGGGGTGGTGGCTGAAACAGAATTGGTTAGCGAAACAACTGCTAGGGTCGGTACCATTGGCGTAGTAGCTCTGGACGAGCGAGGACGCTTGGCAGCAGGTACTTCAACTGGTGGCAAGGGGTTTGAACGGATTGGCAGGGTGAGCGATTCGGCTATGCCTGCTGGTAATTATGCTACGGCGGATGCTGCTATTAGTTGTACGGGAATTGGCGAAGATATTATTGATGAGTGTTTGGCGGCGCGAATTGTGGTGCGGGTAACTGATGGGGTGCCTTTGGCGCAGGCGTTTGAGAAGTCGATGGTTGAAGCACGCAAGCGTCAGCGCGATTTGGGGGCTATTGGATTAGATGCGACGGGCGCGATCGCTTGGGGTAAAACTAGCGAAGTCCTCCTCGCTGCTTATCACGATGGCAAACAAATTGGCGACACTTTGGAATGGTCTGATGGTAAGCTAACTGGCTCTTTGTAA
- a CDS encoding NblA/ycf18 family protein, producing MSQPIELSLEQQFSIRSFETQVQNMSREQAQDFLVKLYEQMVMREATYKHLLKHQWGLEPGAGY from the coding sequence ATGAGTCAACCTATTGAACTATCTCTGGAACAACAATTCAGCATCCGCTCTTTTGAAACGCAGGTTCAAAACATGAGCCGCGAACAAGCCCAAGACTTCTTGGTGAAGCTGTATGAGCAAATGGTTATGCGCGAAGCTACCTATAAGCATCTTCTCAAGCACCAATGGGGCTTAGAGCCTGGAGCTGGATACTAA
- a CDS encoding serine hydrolase, translated as MAASIDNDRDRANSPPSTGRERTTRAARRQQLQQRQETRLRTPAGTAPLQKLIIHTDIRPQSSSGARIGRLSGRVSRQERQSASTRLAQAKPGQLNSVPLTRQPDNSVIQAPFTQPSQPPRNRRSVRDVGESRAYAKGDRKRIAPKNQDSIPRNAKPRRDESRPYNSKPPAKNSTRRVSPLLYAARLLILGVGVGAIAGTLLSASDPAAHLDEKNASNKSGVEARSLGASKSADKTQEALVHSAPSTLGTIKLAQEITPFTSYLEALVKQNPKLQPGVFLVDIDTGAYFDSEGDSTFSAASTIKLPILVAFFQDVDEGKIRLDEKLTLKRQMVGSGSGDLQYKKLGTKYTALEVATKMMAISDNTATNMLIARMGGASALNQRFRSWGLTATAIQNPLPDLEGTNTTSPKELANVMALVNQGDLVSMPSRDRMLDIMQRTVTNSMLPKGLGNGATISHKTGDIGSLVADVGLIDMPSGKRYIAAVMVKRPHNDNRAQELIRKISRAAYQYFDTGAFSPSLPPSPSTTTPVAKPPATRNG; from the coding sequence GTGGCAGCGTCTATAGACAACGATCGCGATCGGGCAAATTCTCCGCCTTCTACCGGGCGCGAACGCACAACCCGCGCCGCACGGCGACAGCAGCTACAACAAAGGCAAGAGACACGATTGAGGACGCCCGCAGGAACAGCGCCCTTGCAGAAGTTGATAATTCACACGGATATAAGACCTCAAAGCTCGTCGGGCGCCAGAATAGGGCGGCTGTCTGGTAGGGTATCCCGGCAGGAACGCCAATCTGCTTCAACGAGGTTGGCGCAGGCGAAGCCAGGTCAGCTAAACTCTGTACCCCTGACGAGGCAGCCAGATAACTCAGTAATCCAAGCCCCCTTCACGCAGCCGTCCCAGCCCCCCCGCAATCGTCGTTCGGTTCGCGACGTGGGGGAGAGTAGGGCATACGCCAAGGGCGATCGCAAACGAATTGCCCCAAAAAATCAGGATTCTATCCCTAGAAACGCCAAACCTAGACGCGATGAATCCCGTCCCTACAACTCGAAACCACCAGCTAAGAATTCAACCCGCCGCGTTTCCCCGCTTTTGTACGCCGCCCGCTTGCTAATTTTGGGCGTGGGAGTAGGCGCGATCGCTGGTACTCTTTTATCCGCCTCCGACCCAGCAGCTCACCTAGATGAGAAAAATGCCTCTAACAAGTCAGGAGTAGAGGCGCGATCGCTCGGCGCGTCTAAGTCAGCAGATAAAACTCAGGAAGCGCTAGTTCACTCGGCTCCCAGCACGCTAGGGACTATCAAACTCGCTCAGGAAATTACACCTTTTACCTCATATCTAGAGGCTCTTGTCAAGCAAAATCCTAAGTTGCAACCAGGCGTGTTTTTGGTAGATATCGATACGGGCGCTTACTTCGATTCAGAGGGCGACTCCACATTTTCTGCCGCCAGTACAATTAAGCTGCCGATTCTCGTTGCTTTCTTTCAGGACGTGGATGAGGGAAAAATTCGTCTGGATGAAAAGTTAACGCTAAAGCGGCAAATGGTTGGCAGCGGTTCGGGCGATTTGCAATACAAAAAGCTCGGAACAAAGTACACGGCGTTGGAAGTGGCAACTAAGATGATGGCGATTAGCGATAACACCGCCACTAATATGCTGATAGCTCGTATGGGTGGTGCTTCAGCTCTCAATCAGCGGTTTCGCTCGTGGGGGTTGACAGCAACAGCAATTCAGAATCCGCTACCCGATTTGGAAGGAACCAACACGACCAGCCCCAAAGAATTGGCCAATGTAATGGCACTGGTTAATCAAGGGGATTTAGTTTCGATGCCATCGCGCGATCGCATGCTGGATATCATGCAACGAACCGTGACTAATTCCATGCTGCCCAAAGGGCTGGGAAATGGTGCCACCATTTCCCACAAAACTGGCGATATTGGCTCCCTCGTCGCCGACGTTGGCCTAATTGATATGCCCAGTGGCAAGCGTTACATCGCCGCGGTTATGGTGAAACGCCCGCACAACGATAATCGCGCCCAAGAGCTAATTCGCAAAATATCTCGCGCCGCTTATCAATATTTTGACACTGGGGCGTTTTCCCCCAGTTTGCCTCCATCGCCTTCAACTACCACCCCAGTCGCTAAGCCTCCGGCTACAAGAAACGGTTAA